Proteins co-encoded in one Quercus robur chromosome 8, dhQueRobu3.1, whole genome shotgun sequence genomic window:
- the LOC126697380 gene encoding ankyrin repeat-containing protein ITN1 isoform X1: MASKIEQGTGGERDLEKGLTMTPTPSSTQNPLAETSPSPSPSPSPSATATAPALVLSNSGKRIDQAGKKKYVKQVTGRHNDTELHLAAQRGDLAAVRQILGDIDSQMMGNLSGAELAAEVAEVRAAVVNEVNELGETALFTAADKGYLDILKELLKYSTPETLTKKNRSLFDPLHIAASQGHHAIVQALLDHDPGLSKTIGPSNATPLISAAARGHTEVVNELLSKDCGLLEISRNNGKNPLHLAARQGHLGVVEALLAKDSQLARRTDKKGQTALHMAVKGQSCEVVKLLLDADAAIVMLPDKFGNTALHVATRKKRVEIVTELLSLPDTNVNALTRDHKTALDIAVELPLSPESSDIKDCLSKYGALRANELNQPRDELRKTVTQIKKDVHIQLEQTRKTNKNVHNISKELRKLHREGINNATNSVTVVAVLFATVAFAAIFTLPGGDKDNGSAVVAKSISFKIFFISNAVALFTSLAVVVVQITLVRGETKAEKRVVEIINKLMWLASVCTSVAFMASSYIVVGRKHRWAAVLVTVVGGAIMAGVLGTMTYYVVKSKRNRSMRRRDKSRSMSNSWPQSEFSNSEVDRIYAL, encoded by the exons ATGGCGTCAAAAATCGAAcaag GAACAGGAGGTGAGAGAGACTTAGAGAAGGGACTGACGATGACTCCAACGCCATCATCGACTCAAAACCCACTCGCCGAGACTTCGCCTTCGCCTTCACCGTCGCCGTCTCCATCGGCGACAGCCACGGCTCCGGCGTTAGTTCTATCCAATTCCGGCAAGCGGATCGATCAAGCCGGGAAGAAGAAGTACGTGAAGCAGGTGACTGGCCGGCACAACGACACCGAGCTCCACTTGGCGGCGCAGCGCGGCGATCTGGCCGCCGTGAGGCAGATACTCGGAGATATCGATTCGCAGATGATGGGGAATTTGAGCGGCGCGGAATTAGCGGCCGAAGTCGCGGAAGTCCGGGCTGCGGTTGTGAATGAAGTGAATGAGTTGGGAGAGACGGCGCTGTTTACGGCGGCGGATAAGGGGTACCTAgatattttgaaggaattgtTGAAGTATTCGACTCCAGAAACTCTTACGAAGAAGAACCGGTCCTTGTTTGATCCGTTGCATATAGCTGCAAGTCAAGGCCACCATG CCATTGTCCAGGCGCTACTAGATCATGACCCTGGGCTCAGCAAAACAATCGGCCCATCAAATGCAACTCCTCTTATATCTGCAGCTGCAAGAGGCCATACAGAAGTAGTTAATGAACTACTGTCAAAGGATTGTGGCTTGTTGGAAATCTCTAGGAATAATGGGAAAAATCCATTGCATTTGGCTGCCCGACAGGGGCATCTTGGCGTTGTAGAAGCATTGCTGGCCAAAGATTCACAGTTGGCACGAAGGACTGACAAGAAGGGGCAGACTGCTCTGCATATGGCTGTAAAAGGGCAGAGCTGTGAGGTGGTGAAATTGCTTCTTGATGCTGATGCTGCAATTGTTATGCTTCCTGATAAATTTGGCAATACAGCGTTACATGTAGCCACAAGGAAAAAGCGAGTAGAG ATAGTGACCGAGTTGTTATCCCTTCCTGACACTAATGTCAATGCACTGACCAGAGACCACAAAACAGCTCTTGACATAGCTGTAGAGCTTCCCCTTTCCCCAGAGTCGTCAGATATCAAGGACTGCCTTTCGAAATATGGTGCTCTCAGAGCCAATGAACTGAACCAACCAAGGGATGAGTTGAGGAAAACTGTGactcaaattaaaaaagatgTTCATATCCAGCTTGAACAAACAAGGAAAACTAACAAAAATGTTCATAATATTTCTAAAGAGCTCAGGAAACTTCACCGAGAAGGTATCAACAATGCCACTAACTCAGTTACTGTGGTGGCTGTGCTATTTGCCACCGTTGCCTTTGCAGCTATTTTCACTTTGCCTGGTGGGGATAAAGATAATGGCTCGGCTGTGGTGGCGAAgtcaatttcttttaaaattttcttcatctcCAATGCCGTTGCACTTTTTACATCATTGGCTGTTGTGGTTGTTCAAATTACACTGGTTAGAGGTGAGACAAAAGCCGAAAAACGGGTAGTGGAGATAATTAACAAGTTGATGTGGTTGGCTTCTGTGTGCACTTCAGTGGCATTTATGGCATCCTCATATATCGTGGTTGGGAGGAAGCATAGATGGGCTGCGGTTTTGGTTACAGTTGTGGGGGGAGCAATAATGGCTGGGGTTCTTGGCACCATGACTTATTATGTGGTGAAGTCGAAGAGGAATCGTTCAATGAGGAGGAGAGACAAGAGTAGGAGCATGTCCAACTCGTGGCCTCAATCTGAATTCTCCAACTCAGAAGTTGATCGGATTTATGCCCTTTGA
- the LOC126697380 gene encoding ankyrin repeat-containing protein ITN1 isoform X2, translated as MASKIEQGGERDLEKGLTMTPTPSSTQNPLAETSPSPSPSPSPSATATAPALVLSNSGKRIDQAGKKKYVKQVTGRHNDTELHLAAQRGDLAAVRQILGDIDSQMMGNLSGAELAAEVAEVRAAVVNEVNELGETALFTAADKGYLDILKELLKYSTPETLTKKNRSLFDPLHIAASQGHHAIVQALLDHDPGLSKTIGPSNATPLISAAARGHTEVVNELLSKDCGLLEISRNNGKNPLHLAARQGHLGVVEALLAKDSQLARRTDKKGQTALHMAVKGQSCEVVKLLLDADAAIVMLPDKFGNTALHVATRKKRVEIVTELLSLPDTNVNALTRDHKTALDIAVELPLSPESSDIKDCLSKYGALRANELNQPRDELRKTVTQIKKDVHIQLEQTRKTNKNVHNISKELRKLHREGINNATNSVTVVAVLFATVAFAAIFTLPGGDKDNGSAVVAKSISFKIFFISNAVALFTSLAVVVVQITLVRGETKAEKRVVEIINKLMWLASVCTSVAFMASSYIVVGRKHRWAAVLVTVVGGAIMAGVLGTMTYYVVKSKRNRSMRRRDKSRSMSNSWPQSEFSNSEVDRIYAL; from the exons ATGGCGTCAAAAATCGAAcaag GAGGTGAGAGAGACTTAGAGAAGGGACTGACGATGACTCCAACGCCATCATCGACTCAAAACCCACTCGCCGAGACTTCGCCTTCGCCTTCACCGTCGCCGTCTCCATCGGCGACAGCCACGGCTCCGGCGTTAGTTCTATCCAATTCCGGCAAGCGGATCGATCAAGCCGGGAAGAAGAAGTACGTGAAGCAGGTGACTGGCCGGCACAACGACACCGAGCTCCACTTGGCGGCGCAGCGCGGCGATCTGGCCGCCGTGAGGCAGATACTCGGAGATATCGATTCGCAGATGATGGGGAATTTGAGCGGCGCGGAATTAGCGGCCGAAGTCGCGGAAGTCCGGGCTGCGGTTGTGAATGAAGTGAATGAGTTGGGAGAGACGGCGCTGTTTACGGCGGCGGATAAGGGGTACCTAgatattttgaaggaattgtTGAAGTATTCGACTCCAGAAACTCTTACGAAGAAGAACCGGTCCTTGTTTGATCCGTTGCATATAGCTGCAAGTCAAGGCCACCATG CCATTGTCCAGGCGCTACTAGATCATGACCCTGGGCTCAGCAAAACAATCGGCCCATCAAATGCAACTCCTCTTATATCTGCAGCTGCAAGAGGCCATACAGAAGTAGTTAATGAACTACTGTCAAAGGATTGTGGCTTGTTGGAAATCTCTAGGAATAATGGGAAAAATCCATTGCATTTGGCTGCCCGACAGGGGCATCTTGGCGTTGTAGAAGCATTGCTGGCCAAAGATTCACAGTTGGCACGAAGGACTGACAAGAAGGGGCAGACTGCTCTGCATATGGCTGTAAAAGGGCAGAGCTGTGAGGTGGTGAAATTGCTTCTTGATGCTGATGCTGCAATTGTTATGCTTCCTGATAAATTTGGCAATACAGCGTTACATGTAGCCACAAGGAAAAAGCGAGTAGAG ATAGTGACCGAGTTGTTATCCCTTCCTGACACTAATGTCAATGCACTGACCAGAGACCACAAAACAGCTCTTGACATAGCTGTAGAGCTTCCCCTTTCCCCAGAGTCGTCAGATATCAAGGACTGCCTTTCGAAATATGGTGCTCTCAGAGCCAATGAACTGAACCAACCAAGGGATGAGTTGAGGAAAACTGTGactcaaattaaaaaagatgTTCATATCCAGCTTGAACAAACAAGGAAAACTAACAAAAATGTTCATAATATTTCTAAAGAGCTCAGGAAACTTCACCGAGAAGGTATCAACAATGCCACTAACTCAGTTACTGTGGTGGCTGTGCTATTTGCCACCGTTGCCTTTGCAGCTATTTTCACTTTGCCTGGTGGGGATAAAGATAATGGCTCGGCTGTGGTGGCGAAgtcaatttcttttaaaattttcttcatctcCAATGCCGTTGCACTTTTTACATCATTGGCTGTTGTGGTTGTTCAAATTACACTGGTTAGAGGTGAGACAAAAGCCGAAAAACGGGTAGTGGAGATAATTAACAAGTTGATGTGGTTGGCTTCTGTGTGCACTTCAGTGGCATTTATGGCATCCTCATATATCGTGGTTGGGAGGAAGCATAGATGGGCTGCGGTTTTGGTTACAGTTGTGGGGGGAGCAATAATGGCTGGGGTTCTTGGCACCATGACTTATTATGTGGTGAAGTCGAAGAGGAATCGTTCAATGAGGAGGAGAGACAAGAGTAGGAGCATGTCCAACTCGTGGCCTCAATCTGAATTCTCCAACTCAGAAGTTGATCGGATTTATGCCCTTTGA